One genomic region from Rosa rugosa chromosome 1, drRosRugo1.1, whole genome shotgun sequence encodes:
- the LOC133726029 gene encoding NEDD8-activating enzyme E1 regulatory subunit AXR1-like, whose protein sequence is MAEPKTKYDRQLRIWGEQGQTALEKASVCLLNCGPTGSETLKNLVLGGVGSITVIDGSKVESGDLGNNFMVDESSVGQSKAKCVCQFLQELNDAVKAKFIEEYPEALIQTNPSFFSQFTLVVATQLVEDSMVKLDRICRDANVLLIFARSYGLTGLVRISLKEHTVIESKPEHFLDDLRLNNPWPELRGFAETIDLDVSDPVAHKHTPYVVILVKMAQEWAKSHGGKLPTTREEKKEFKELIKARMTAIDEDNYREAIENSFKVFTPRGISPELQQIISDSRSEIDSSSSDFWVMVAALKEFLANEGGGEAPLEGSIPDMTSSTEHYVALQKIYQAKAEADFLVIDQRVRSLLKKIGRDPSSISKATVKSFCKNARKLKVCRYRPIEDEFSSPILPDLQKYLTDEDYSVAGGFYILLRAVDRFAANYNSFPGKFEGVMDEDISRLKTTAVGLLSDLGCNGVTLTEDLINEMCRFGAAELHAVAAFIGGIASQEVIKLITRQFVPLSGTFIFNGIDHKSQLLAL, encoded by the exons ATGGCTGAACCCAAAACCAAATACGATCGTCAGCTcag AATCTGGGGCGAGCAAGGCCAAACAGCGCTCGAGAAAGCCAGCGTTTGCTTACTCAATTGCGGCCCTACTGGCTCCGAAACCCTCAAGAACCTCGTTCTCGGTGGCGTCGGAAGCATCACCGTCATTGATGGATCTAAAGTCGAATCCGGCGACCTTGGAAACAACTTTATGG TTGATGAATCGAGCGTCGGGCAATCGAAGGCGAAATGTGTGTGTCAATTTCTTCAGGAGCTCAATGATGCTGTTAAGGCTAAGTTTATAGAGGAGTATCCAGAGGCTTTGATTCAGACCAACCCCTCCTTCTTTTCTCAGTTTACCTTGGTTGTGGCCACTCAG CTGGTGGAAGATTCAATGGTGAAGCTCGACAGAATATGTAGGGATGCCAATGTGCTATTGATCTTTGCTCGCTCTTATGGCCTCACTGGGCTTGTCCGTATCAGTTTGAAG GAACATACTGTGATTGAGTCCAAGCCTGAACATTTCCTGGATGACCTTCGTTTGAATAATCCATGGCCTGAGCTTAGAGG GTTTGCGGAGACCATTGATCTAGATGTGTCAGATCCTGTTGCCCACAAACACACGCCATATGTTGTCATTCTTGTCAAGATGGCACAGGAGTGGGCTAAAAGTCACGGTGGTAAACTTCCAACAACTAGGGAAGAGAAAAAAGAGTTCAAG GAGCTTATCAAAGCTAGGATGACTGCAATTGATGAAGATAACTACAGAGAAGCTATTGAGAACTCCTTTAAAGTCTTCACTCCTCGAGGAATCA GTCCAGAGTTGCAACAGATAATAAGTGACAGCCGTTCTGAAATTGATTCCAGTTCATCAGACTTTTGGGTGATGGTGGCGGCATTGAAG GAATTCCTAGCAAATGAAGGTGGTGGTGAGGCACCCCTCGAGGGATCGATACCAGATATGACATCTTCAACTGA GCACTATGTAGCCTTACAGAAAATCTACCAAGCCAAGGCTGAGGCTGATTTTCTAGTTATTGACCAAAGGGTTAGGAGTCTTTTAAAGAAAATTGGTAGAGATCCTAGTAGCATCTCAAAGGCAACTGTTAAAAGTTTCTGCAAGAATGCAAGAAAACTCAAA GTTTGCCGGTACCGCCCCATTGAAGATGAGTTCAGTTCTCCAATCCTACCAGACTTACAGAAGTATCTAACAGATGAGGATTACAG TGTAGCTGGTGGGTTTTACATTTTGCTTAGAGCTGTTGATCGGTTTGCCGCTAACTATAACAGTTTCCCCGGAAAATTTGAAGG TGTGATGGATGAGGACATATCTAGGTTAAAGACAACAGCTGTTGGCCTTCTTAGTGATCTGGGTTGCAATGGCGTAACATTGACAGAAGACCTTATCAATGAGATGTGCCGATTTGGTGCTGCAGAGCTCCATGCAGTTGCTGCTTTCATCGGAGGAATTGCATCTCAGGAAGTGATTAAG CTTATAACGAGACAATTTGTACCCTTGTCTGGGACTTTCATCTTCAATGGCATCGACCACAAGTCTCAATTGTTGGCACTGTAG